Proteins from a single region of Rhodovibrio salinarum DSM 9154:
- a CDS encoding class I SAM-dependent methyltransferase codes for MQRTALEQRLIRRLQATGPISVASYMADVLTAPDGGYYSGGEAGDRDPFGWHGDFVTAPEISQMFGELLGLWCAEAWQRIGEPDPVTLAELGPGRGTLMADVLRAAKMLPGFDKALRVHLVEVSRALRHKQAEMLGARIAGFHDQAGDLPEGPALTIANEFFDALPVRQFEKTERGWSERMVAYDPDSDRLVFALGTPSQNAAAYVPEALRDSAEPGAVFELAASALSIAHELGRRVATHGGAVVLVDYGRTETRCEATLQAVRRHARADVLSAPGTADLTAHVDFPLIAQAAREVGAEVHGPVPQRDFLKGLGLDERAVILKRQATPEQRDQIETGHHRLIAEDQMGTLFQAMAFVPPGYGTPAGFPE; via the coding sequence ATGCAACGCACCGCGCTCGAACAGCGTCTGATCCGCCGTTTGCAGGCAACCGGGCCGATCTCGGTCGCGAGCTACATGGCGGACGTGCTGACGGCGCCCGACGGCGGCTACTACAGCGGCGGGGAAGCTGGCGACCGCGACCCGTTCGGCTGGCACGGTGACTTCGTCACCGCGCCCGAGATCAGCCAGATGTTCGGCGAGTTGCTGGGCCTCTGGTGCGCGGAGGCCTGGCAGCGGATTGGCGAACCCGATCCCGTGACGCTGGCCGAACTGGGCCCTGGGCGGGGCACGTTGATGGCGGATGTCCTGCGCGCGGCCAAGATGCTGCCCGGCTTCGACAAGGCGCTCCGCGTGCATCTGGTGGAAGTCAGCCGTGCCCTGCGGCACAAGCAGGCGGAGATGCTGGGCGCACGGATCGCAGGTTTCCACGATCAGGCGGGCGATCTGCCGGAGGGGCCGGCGCTCACGATCGCCAACGAGTTCTTCGACGCGCTGCCGGTGCGCCAGTTCGAAAAGACGGAGCGCGGGTGGAGCGAGCGCATGGTCGCCTACGATCCGGACAGCGACCGCTTGGTGTTTGCGCTCGGTACCCCCAGTCAGAACGCCGCCGCCTATGTGCCGGAAGCGCTGCGCGACTCCGCCGAACCCGGCGCGGTTTTCGAACTGGCCGCGAGCGCGCTGTCGATCGCGCACGAGTTGGGCCGTCGCGTGGCGACCCACGGCGGTGCGGTGGTCCTGGTCGACTACGGCCGCACCGAGACGCGGTGCGAGGCGACGCTGCAGGCGGTCCGCCGACACGCGCGCGCCGACGTTCTGAGTGCCCCCGGGACCGCCGACCTGACCGCCCACGTCGACTTCCCGCTGATCGCCCAGGCCGCGCGCGAAGTCGGGGCGGAGGTGCACGGCCCCGTGCCGCAGCGCGACTTTCTGAAGGGCTTGGGCCTGGATGAGCGGGCGGTGATCCTGAAGCGCCAGGCGACGCCCGAGCAGCGCGACCAGATCGAGACCGGCCACCACCGCCTGATCGCCGAGGATCAGATGGGCACCCTGTTCCAGGCGATGGCTTTCGTCCCGCCGGGCTACGGCACCCCGGCGGGGTTCCCGGAGTAG
- the lgt gene encoding prolipoprotein diacylglyceryl transferase codes for MDLSPLLTLPYPEIDPTAVQLGPIAIRWYALAYIAGLVAGWQYVKRLTPKSPDKQRLTPEAIDDFLLWATLGVVLGGRFGYVVFYQPGYFLANPGQIPVVWEGGMAFHGGLTGVIVAMVLFAWKRGFRFFALADLVACATPIGLFLGRIANFINGELWGRTAPDVPWAMVFPGGGPVPRHPSQLYEAIMEGLILFAVLFVMQRRGAVQQVGLLSGTFLIGYGLARFIAEFFRAPDPFLGFLAFGTTMGQILSIPMIVAGIAIVVWSRHNRETATAG; via the coding sequence ATGGACCTGAGCCCGCTTCTTACCCTGCCGTACCCTGAGATCGATCCAACGGCGGTGCAGCTTGGTCCGATCGCGATCCGCTGGTACGCGCTGGCCTACATCGCCGGGTTGGTCGCGGGCTGGCAGTACGTCAAGCGCCTGACGCCCAAGTCGCCGGACAAGCAGCGCCTGACCCCGGAAGCGATCGACGATTTCCTGCTTTGGGCCACGCTGGGTGTCGTGCTGGGCGGGCGCTTTGGCTACGTGGTCTTCTATCAGCCGGGTTATTTCCTGGCGAACCCGGGTCAGATCCCGGTGGTGTGGGAAGGCGGCATGGCCTTCCACGGCGGGCTTACCGGCGTGATCGTGGCGATGGTCCTGTTCGCCTGGAAGCGCGGCTTCCGCTTCTTCGCGCTTGCGGATTTGGTGGCCTGTGCGACGCCGATCGGCCTGTTCCTCGGCCGGATCGCCAACTTCATCAACGGCGAGTTGTGGGGCCGTACCGCGCCGGACGTCCCGTGGGCGATGGTCTTCCCGGGGGGCGGGCCGGTTCCCCGGCATCCCAGCCAGCTGTACGAGGCGATCATGGAGGGGCTGATCCTGTTCGCCGTGCTGTTCGTGATGCAGCGGCGCGGGGCGGTGCAGCAGGTGGGGTTGCTGTCGGGCACCTTCCTGATCGGCTACGGCCTGGCGCGGTTTATCGCCGAGTTCTTCCGCGCGCCCGACCCCTTCCTGGGGTTCCTCGCCTTCGGCACGACCATGGGGCAGATCCTGTCGATCCCGATGATCGTTGCCGGCATCGCCATCGTCGTCTGGTCGCGCCACAACCGTGAGACCGCGACGGCCGGGTAA
- the rfaD gene encoding ADP-glyceromanno-heptose 6-epimerase — MYFVTGGAGFIGSNLVAALSARDERVVVCDRLGDQDKWRNLAHHQLDDLVTPERAFEVLNARADGVQAVIHMGAISSTTETDGDRLVENNFRLSRDLWRWCTEHEVPLIYASSAATYGDGSHGFTDTLDRNELDRFRPLNGYGWSKHLFDRWVAREVAEGTARPPQWAGLKFFNVYGPNEYHKGPQASVPLHLVQQIQAGATAKLFKSHHPDYPDGGQLRDFIYVDDCVSVIRWLLSTPKVNGLFNLGTGHARTFHDLARAVFAALGKKEHIEFVPTPERLQPTYQYFTQANVAKLRQAGYDTPFTELEDGITSYVRGYLTKRDPYR; from the coding sequence ATGTATTTCGTCACCGGCGGTGCCGGCTTCATCGGCTCCAACCTGGTCGCGGCCTTGAGCGCGCGCGACGAACGTGTGGTCGTCTGCGACCGGTTGGGCGATCAGGACAAGTGGCGCAATCTGGCGCACCATCAACTGGACGACCTGGTCACACCGGAACGCGCGTTCGAGGTGCTGAATGCCCGGGCGGACGGGGTGCAAGCGGTCATCCACATGGGCGCCATCTCTTCGACCACGGAGACCGATGGCGACCGGCTGGTGGAGAACAACTTCCGCCTGTCGCGCGATCTTTGGCGTTGGTGTACCGAGCACGAGGTGCCGCTGATTTACGCCTCTTCCGCGGCCACCTACGGCGACGGCAGCCACGGGTTCACAGATACGTTGGACCGCAACGAGCTCGACCGGTTCCGGCCGCTCAACGGCTACGGCTGGTCGAAGCACCTGTTCGACCGCTGGGTGGCGCGCGAGGTTGCCGAGGGCACCGCGCGGCCGCCGCAGTGGGCCGGGCTCAAGTTCTTCAACGTCTATGGACCGAACGAGTACCATAAGGGGCCACAGGCCAGCGTGCCCTTGCACCTGGTCCAGCAGATTCAGGCCGGCGCGACGGCCAAGCTGTTCAAGTCGCACCATCCGGACTATCCGGACGGCGGGCAACTGCGCGACTTCATCTATGTCGACGATTGCGTCTCGGTGATCCGCTGGCTGCTTAGCACGCCGAAGGTCAACGGGCTGTTCAACCTTGGAACGGGGCACGCGCGGACCTTCCATGATCTGGCACGCGCGGTGTTCGCGGCGCTGGGCAAGAAAGAGCACATCGAATTCGTTCCGACGCCCGAGCGTTTGCAGCCGACCTATCAGTATTTCACCCAGGCCAATGTGGCAAAGCTGCGCCAGGCCGGCTATGACACGCCGTTCACCGAGCTGGAGGACGGCATCACCTCTTATGTGCGTGGCTATCTGACCAAGCGCGACCCCTACCGCTGA
- a CDS encoding accessory factor UbiK family protein translates to MQTQNRLLDDLARVASSALGVATGVRSEAEARLREQFEKIISQMDLVTREEHEVVQEMAQKAREEQEAMAERVEQLEARLAKLEKGKSASAGTASKSASGGSKSTSSKKSSGSSSGSSTGN, encoded by the coding sequence ATGCAGACCCAAAACCGCCTGCTCGACGATCTCGCGCGCGTCGCCTCCAGCGCACTCGGCGTTGCCACCGGTGTGCGCAGCGAAGCCGAGGCGCGTCTGCGCGAGCAGTTCGAGAAAATCATCTCGCAGATGGACCTGGTCACCCGCGAGGAACACGAGGTCGTCCAGGAGATGGCCCAGAAAGCGCGCGAGGAGCAGGAGGCCATGGCCGAGCGGGTGGAGCAGCTCGAAGCGCGCCTGGCCAAACTGGAGAAGGGCAAGAGCGCGAGCGCCGGCACCGCGAGCAAGTCCGCTAGCGGTGGTTCGAAAAGCACATCGTCAAAGAAAAGCAGTGGCTCGTCGTCCGGCAGCAGCACGGGCAACTGA
- a CDS encoding NAD+ synthase: MSDDRLGIALAQLNPCVGDIDGNLILLRDARQQAAEAGADILVATELVITGYPPEDLVKKPAFLDKAEEAVQALAADTADGGPAVILGAPWRENPETRKRDGHLYNAALVLDGGEVRAVRAKWDLPNYGVFDEKRLFTPGELPGPVEVRGVRLGLPICEDIWSEDVAECLQENGAEALIAINGSPFEIGKQDQRLQLALQRIEECEIPLVYLNQVGGQDELVFDGASFVLDAGRNLRVQLPAFDPAMAVTWWTRDRLGDLSVADGVRTDLPDGHAAIYRALVLGLRDYVDKNGFPGVVLGLSGGIDSAISAVIAADALGPERVRCVLLPSPYTSQHSLEDAAEVARLLGCALETVDIGPAMQAFDQMLKPLFDDLPTGIAEENVQARARGVALMAISNKFGPMVLSTGNKSEMSVGYSTLYGDMCGGYNAIKDVYKTQVYALAHWRNQHLPHGGFGPEGRVIPERVITKAPSAELAPDQKDADSLPSYDQLDDILACLIESDMSAKEIAERGHDTETVSKVWKLLEGAEYKRRQAPPGVKITARNLSRDRRYPIVNKFRG; the protein is encoded by the coding sequence ATGAGCGACGACCGCCTGGGCATTGCGCTCGCGCAGCTGAACCCCTGCGTGGGCGATATCGACGGCAATCTGATCCTGCTGCGCGACGCCCGCCAGCAGGCGGCAGAGGCCGGCGCGGATATCCTGGTCGCCACCGAACTGGTGATCACCGGCTATCCGCCCGAAGACCTGGTGAAGAAGCCGGCCTTCCTGGACAAGGCGGAAGAGGCTGTGCAGGCGCTGGCCGCAGACACGGCCGACGGCGGCCCGGCCGTCATCCTGGGCGCCCCCTGGCGGGAAAATCCGGAGACCCGCAAACGCGACGGCCATCTCTACAATGCCGCGTTGGTGCTGGATGGCGGTGAGGTCCGTGCGGTGCGCGCGAAGTGGGACCTGCCGAACTATGGCGTGTTCGACGAAAAACGCTTGTTCACTCCGGGCGAGTTGCCGGGCCCGGTGGAGGTGCGTGGCGTGCGCCTCGGCCTGCCGATCTGCGAGGACATCTGGTCGGAGGACGTCGCCGAGTGCTTGCAGGAGAACGGGGCGGAGGCGCTGATCGCGATCAACGGCTCCCCGTTCGAGATCGGTAAGCAGGACCAGCGCCTGCAACTCGCCCTGCAGCGGATCGAGGAATGCGAGATTCCGCTCGTCTATCTGAACCAGGTCGGCGGCCAGGACGAGCTGGTGTTCGACGGTGCGTCCTTCGTGCTCGACGCCGGGCGGAACCTGCGGGTGCAACTGCCGGCGTTCGACCCGGCGATGGCGGTGACCTGGTGGACCCGCGATCGGCTGGGCGATCTGTCGGTCGCGGATGGCGTGCGGACCGATCTGCCCGACGGGCACGCGGCGATCTACCGCGCGCTCGTGCTGGGCCTGCGCGACTATGTCGACAAGAACGGCTTTCCGGGCGTCGTGCTCGGTCTGTCGGGCGGCATCGACAGCGCGATCTCCGCCGTGATCGCCGCCGATGCGCTGGGTCCGGAGCGGGTGCGCTGTGTGCTCTTGCCCTCTCCCTATACCAGCCAGCACTCGCTGGAGGACGCGGCGGAGGTTGCCCGGCTGCTCGGCTGCGCGCTGGAGACGGTCGACATCGGCCCGGCGATGCAGGCGTTCGATCAGATGTTGAAGCCGCTGTTCGACGATCTGCCGACCGGTATCGCGGAGGAGAACGTTCAGGCGCGCGCACGCGGCGTGGCGCTGATGGCGATCTCCAACAAGTTCGGGCCGATGGTGCTCTCGACCGGCAACAAGTCGGAGATGAGTGTCGGCTATTCCACCCTCTACGGCGACATGTGTGGCGGCTACAACGCGATCAAGGACGTCTACAAGACCCAGGTTTACGCGCTCGCCCACTGGCGCAACCAGCACCTCCCGCACGGCGGCTTCGGGCCGGAGGGGCGGGTGATCCCGGAGCGGGTGATCACCAAGGCGCCCTCGGCCGAGTTGGCGCCGGACCAGAAGGACGCGGATAGTCTGCCCAGCTACGACCAGCTGGACGATATCCTGGCCTGTCTCATCGAGTCCGACATGTCGGCGAAGGAGATCGCCGAGCGCGGCCATGACACAGAGACGGTGAGCAAGGTCTGGAAGCTGTTGGAAGGCGCGGAATACAAGCGCCGCCAGGCGCCGCCCGGGGTCAAGATCACCGCCCGCAACCTGTCGCGGGATCGCCGCTATCCGATCGTCAACAAGTTCCGCGGGTAG
- a CDS encoding FAS1-like dehydratase domain-containing protein, giving the protein MSETTTPQAWVGRQHRSCDLLDLNRARAMEAALGRRPRLHPGDPLPPCWHWLYFWEMAAMGDLGPDGHQAHGEFLPPTGLARRMWAGGRIRFDRPLDLGVEAVRTSTIQAVQEKQGRSGRLVFVTLHHVIEDREGPAISEEQDLVFREAGAAAHEPPPAPREAAWRREIQPGPVQLFRYSALTYNGHRIHYDRRYATEVEGYPDLVVHGPLLATLLLDGLMDEGGQGAPAHFSYRAVSPLFAEQTAQLCGRSRSDGASDLWVTGPDGQLCMQGQTSF; this is encoded by the coding sequence ATGAGCGAAACGACCACTCCCCAAGCCTGGGTCGGACGGCAACACCGAAGCTGTGACCTTCTGGACCTGAACCGGGCGCGGGCGATGGAGGCGGCCCTGGGCCGCCGGCCGCGACTGCATCCCGGCGATCCGCTGCCGCCGTGCTGGCACTGGCTGTACTTCTGGGAGATGGCGGCGATGGGCGATCTGGGCCCGGACGGCCATCAGGCGCACGGCGAGTTTCTGCCGCCCACCGGCCTGGCCCGGCGGATGTGGGCGGGTGGGCGCATCCGCTTCGACCGGCCGCTCGATCTGGGGGTGGAGGCGGTTAGGACCTCGACGATCCAGGCGGTGCAGGAGAAGCAAGGTCGTAGTGGCCGGCTGGTGTTTGTCACCCTGCACCACGTCATCGAGGACCGTGAGGGGCCGGCGATCTCGGAAGAGCAGGATCTGGTGTTCCGGGAGGCCGGCGCCGCCGCGCACGAGCCGCCGCCCGCCCCACGTGAGGCGGCCTGGCGGCGGGAGATTCAGCCCGGGCCGGTCCAACTGTTTCGCTATTCCGCGCTGACCTACAACGGCCACCGCATCCACTACGACCGGCGTTACGCCACCGAGGTGGAGGGCTATCCCGACTTGGTGGTGCATGGACCGCTGCTTGCGACCCTGCTGCTCGACGGACTGATGGACGAAGGCGGGCAGGGGGCGCCGGCGCATTTCAGCTACCGCGCGGTCAGTCCGCTGTTTGCGGAGCAGACGGCGCAGCTGTGCGGCCGGTCCCGTTCGGACGGGGCCAGCGACCTTTGGGTTACCGGGCCTGATGGCCAGTTGTGCATGCAGGGGCAGACGTCGTTCTAA
- a CDS encoding class I SAM-dependent methyltransferase, with translation MRTRETRRHTEMLSELLGDLKGHLLVDVGCGHGALARRLASMGAEVVGLDPQETAVTAAMAADLHSGAHWITAGGAALPLATGTLDDVLYFNALHHVPVDELETALGEAHRALKPEGRLLAVEPIAEGPLFDLTRMVEDETAVRAAADDALTKAHGGTDWQLVARLEYLAPVKYESFQAFRNGLIRVDPAREPTVSAQEDWLRERFTASARQADGAYWLDQPTRATLLQRL, from the coding sequence ATGAGGACCCGCGAAACACGCCGACACACTGAGATGCTAAGCGAGCTGCTGGGCGACCTGAAGGGCCACCTGCTGGTCGACGTCGGGTGCGGGCACGGTGCGCTCGCCCGACGCCTGGCGTCGATGGGCGCCGAAGTGGTTGGCCTGGATCCGCAGGAAACGGCCGTGACCGCCGCCATGGCCGCGGATCTGCACAGCGGTGCGCACTGGATCACCGCAGGCGGCGCGGCGCTGCCTCTAGCCACCGGCACATTGGACGACGTGCTGTACTTCAATGCCCTGCACCACGTGCCGGTGGACGAGCTGGAGACCGCGCTGGGCGAGGCGCACCGCGCGCTCAAACCCGAGGGCCGACTGCTGGCGGTGGAACCGATCGCCGAGGGCCCGCTGTTCGACTTGACCCGCATGGTGGAGGACGAGACGGCCGTGCGCGCGGCCGCAGACGACGCGCTGACCAAGGCCCACGGGGGAACCGACTGGCAGTTGGTCGCCCGCCTGGAATACCTTGCGCCCGTGAAATACGAGAGCTTCCAGGCGTTCCGCAACGGCCTGATCCGGGTCGATCCCGCGCGCGAGCCTACGGTTTCAGCGCAGGAGGACTGGCTTCGCGAACGCTTCACCGCATCGGCGCGGCAAGCCGATGGGGCCTACTGGCTGGACCAGCCGACGCGGGCCACCCTGCTGCAACGTCTGTAG
- a CDS encoding glycine cleavage T C-terminal barrel domain-containing protein, producing MPQTKDRNVPVNLRQSGDADVRMLIGTRVRKSPFWHKSVEHGVRAVTVYNHMYHPRLYFSEEQNALMGEYYYLTNHVTLWNVAVERQIMVKGPDAQDFVNRVVTRDMKKKMPVDKARYVILCDEEGGIINDPVLLRVAEDEYWFSISDSDLLLWFKGLNQGWNMDVELKEIDVSPVQVQGPKAQAMMRDIFGDELDGMKYYELKQTQMYGMDVVISRTGFSGEVGYEIYLRNATADADRFWDALVRAGEPHDLRVIAPGHIRRIEAGIMSFGQDMDIETNPFEAPLEWQFDPEKEDWYVGKEALHRIYQDGVERKLVGLVMGGPRITWYNSDFWTVRDGSDAADIGYVTSAFYSPKMECNIALAMVPKAYKEAGTKLYVDLPAEAGDVEATVHRVPFYDPDKQLPRGSYPQMQAAE from the coding sequence ATGCCCCAGACGAAGGACCGCAACGTCCCCGTCAACCTGCGCCAGAGCGGTGACGCGGACGTGCGCATGCTGATCGGCACCCGCGTGCGCAAATCGCCGTTCTGGCACAAGTCGGTCGAACACGGCGTGCGGGCGGTCACGGTCTATAACCACATGTACCATCCGCGTCTCTACTTCTCCGAGGAGCAGAACGCGCTGATGGGCGAATACTATTACCTGACCAACCATGTCACGCTGTGGAACGTCGCCGTCGAACGGCAGATCATGGTGAAGGGTCCGGACGCGCAGGACTTCGTGAACCGCGTCGTGACCCGCGACATGAAGAAGAAGATGCCGGTCGACAAGGCGCGCTACGTCATCCTGTGCGACGAGGAAGGCGGCATCATCAACGACCCGGTGCTGTTGCGCGTGGCGGAGGATGAATACTGGTTCTCGATCTCCGATTCCGACCTGTTGCTGTGGTTCAAGGGGTTGAACCAGGGCTGGAACATGGATGTCGAGCTGAAGGAGATCGACGTCTCGCCGGTCCAGGTGCAGGGACCGAAGGCGCAGGCGATGATGCGCGACATCTTCGGCGACGAGCTCGACGGCATGAAGTACTACGAGCTCAAGCAGACGCAGATGTACGGCATGGACGTGGTGATCTCGCGCACCGGATTCTCCGGCGAAGTCGGCTACGAGATCTATCTGCGCAACGCCACCGCCGACGCCGACCGCTTCTGGGACGCGCTGGTGCGCGCCGGCGAGCCGCACGACCTGCGGGTGATCGCGCCCGGCCACATCCGGCGGATCGAGGCCGGCATCATGTCCTTCGGCCAGGATATGGATATCGAGACCAACCCCTTTGAGGCGCCGCTGGAATGGCAGTTCGATCCCGAGAAGGAGGATTGGTATGTCGGCAAGGAAGCCCTGCACCGGATCTATCAGGATGGCGTCGAGCGCAAGCTGGTCGGCCTGGTGATGGGCGGCCCACGCATCACCTGGTACAACTCCGACTTCTGGACGGTGCGTGATGGGTCCGACGCGGCCGACATCGGCTACGTCACCAGCGCGTTCTATTCGCCCAAGATGGAATGCAACATCGCCCTCGCGATGGTGCCGAAGGCCTACAAGGAAGCCGGCACGAAGCTGTACGTCGACCTGCCCGCCGAAGCAGGAGACGTCGAGGCCACGGTCCACCGGGTACCGTTCTACGACCCGGACAAGCAGTTGCCCCGTGGCTCCTACCCGCAGATGCAGGCCGCGGAGTAA
- a CDS encoding peptidoglycan-binding domain-containing protein — MKALTTLLVAVALWPMAAQAATSEQQFALKGVGRLSCTQFLTERAAGSDLYWNIGGWIDGYASAYNAYVPETYDISPHAPGTAADTFSVFLAKHCEQHPQDPIGLVLKSLLERLHAIRVTDRSEVTTVAVDGKTYQVYASVLAHVQQALIRDGYYDGTMDGKFGPKLQAALSKFQADSGMPANGAPTEATMVRILFADLSSDSATR, encoded by the coding sequence ATGAAAGCCCTTACAACTTTACTTGTCGCCGTTGCCCTCTGGCCGATGGCTGCCCAGGCGGCAACGTCCGAGCAGCAGTTCGCATTGAAGGGCGTCGGCCGCCTGAGCTGTACACAGTTCCTGACGGAGCGCGCGGCCGGCTCGGACCTCTATTGGAACATCGGCGGCTGGATCGACGGCTACGCCAGCGCCTATAACGCCTACGTGCCCGAGACCTACGATATCTCGCCCCATGCGCCGGGCACCGCTGCGGACACCTTCTCGGTCTTCCTGGCCAAACATTGCGAGCAGCACCCGCAGGATCCGATCGGCCTCGTACTGAAGAGCCTGCTGGAACGCCTGCACGCGATCCGTGTCACCGACCGCAGCGAGGTGACGACCGTCGCCGTCGACGGCAAGACCTATCAAGTCTACGCCTCCGTGCTGGCACACGTGCAGCAGGCGTTGATCCGCGACGGCTATTACGACGGAACGATGGACGGCAAGTTCGGACCCAAGTTGCAGGCCGCCCTTAGCAAGTTTCAGGCAGATTCCGGCATGCCGGCCAACGGCGCACCGACCGAGGCGACCATGGTCCGCATCCTGTTCGCCGACCTCTCGTCGGACTCTGCCACGCGCTGA
- a CDS encoding DUF1194 domain-containing protein, which produces MKKTLLRCAVFGFATLAGVSVLSSESRAQTPPTPVDIELSLIIDVSGSISGSEYNLQMDGYASAFRQQAVIDRITGSTNGIAVNAVFFASSASEGIAYTHLQTEADVLQFADTLDNFARPGSGGTNVAQGMQVGLDSLLNNDFDGTTLIMDVSGDGSGGTGSAAASVRDDALANGVDRINAVAIESEFVRQAFEDSVIAGPNSFALLASDFSEFETAIGRKIRAEVGGGDPVPVPGSLLLLGGGLLGLGAFAARRKGA; this is translated from the coding sequence ATGAAGAAAACACTTCTGCGTTGTGCTGTATTTGGGTTTGCGACTTTAGCGGGTGTATCTGTGCTTTCGAGCGAATCACGAGCTCAGACGCCCCCGACACCCGTCGATATTGAACTGTCGCTGATCATCGACGTGTCCGGCAGCATCAGCGGCTCGGAATACAATCTGCAGATGGACGGCTACGCCTCCGCGTTCCGTCAGCAGGCCGTGATCGACAGGATCACGGGCTCGACCAATGGCATTGCCGTGAACGCTGTCTTCTTCGCCTCTTCGGCGTCGGAAGGCATCGCCTATACCCATCTGCAGACCGAAGCGGATGTGCTGCAGTTCGCCGATACGCTGGATAACTTCGCCCGTCCGGGTAGCGGCGGCACGAACGTCGCGCAAGGCATGCAAGTTGGTCTGGATAGCTTGCTCAACAATGATTTCGACGGCACCACCCTGATCATGGACGTCTCGGGTGACGGGTCGGGCGGTACTGGCAGCGCGGCCGCGAGCGTGCGCGATGACGCGCTGGCAAACGGTGTGGATCGGATCAACGCGGTGGCGATCGAGTCCGAGTTCGTCCGGCAAGCGTTCGAGGACAGCGTGATTGCCGGTCCGAATTCCTTCGCCCTCCTGGCGAGCGACTTCTCGGAGTTCGAGACGGCGATCGGCCGGAAGATCCGTGCGGAGGTTGGCGGCGGTGACCCGGTTCCGGTGCCGGGCTCGTTGCTGCTGCTGGGCGGTGGGCTGCTTGGCCTGGGTGCCTTCGCGGCGCGGCGCAAGGGGGCTTAA
- the hemH gene encoding ferrochelatase, with the protein MAERSDNTREDGEPVYQTDFPSEHPPIGSEKVGVLLLNLGTPEGTDYWSMRRYLKEFLSDQRVIELNPVFWQILLNTVILSKRPQASGKAYASIWNTEKNESPLKTITRDQSDAVAGILQQRFGGEVVVDWAMRYGYPRTQDVLAKLEDQGCHKILLLALYPQYAASTTATAYDQAFRALMRMRWQPAIRTTPSYHDEPQYIDAVVGSIQQHLQQLDWTPEVLVTSFHGLPKRYLLNGDPYHCQCAKSSRLIRDRLGWSAEAVQLSFQSRFGKEEWLQPYTDEKLAQLAREGVKKVAIIAPGFASDCVETLEELDQEGRETFLEAGGEQFTYIPCLNAQPDHVRLIADLATRELGGWVDDNARGRASIAAE; encoded by the coding sequence ATGGCCGAGCGCAGCGACAACACTCGGGAGGATGGGGAGCCGGTTTACCAGACGGATTTTCCGTCCGAGCATCCGCCGATCGGTTCGGAGAAGGTTGGTGTGCTGCTGCTCAACCTGGGCACGCCGGAGGGGACCGACTACTGGTCGATGCGCCGCTACCTGAAGGAGTTCCTGTCCGACCAGCGGGTGATCGAGCTGAATCCGGTGTTCTGGCAGATCCTGCTGAACACGGTGATCCTGTCGAAGCGCCCACAGGCGAGCGGCAAGGCCTACGCCTCGATCTGGAATACGGAGAAGAACGAGAGTCCGCTGAAGACGATCACCCGCGATCAATCGGATGCGGTCGCGGGGATTCTGCAGCAGCGCTTCGGTGGGGAGGTCGTGGTCGACTGGGCGATGCGCTACGGCTATCCGCGCACCCAGGACGTGTTGGCGAAGCTGGAGGATCAGGGCTGCCACAAGATCCTGCTGCTGGCGCTCTACCCGCAATACGCCGCTTCGACCACGGCGACCGCGTATGACCAGGCGTTCCGCGCCTTGATGCGGATGCGCTGGCAGCCGGCGATCCGCACCACGCCGTCCTACCACGACGAACCGCAATACATCGATGCGGTGGTGGGCTCGATCCAGCAGCACCTGCAGCAGCTGGACTGGACGCCGGAGGTGCTGGTGACCTCGTTCCACGGCCTGCCCAAGCGCTACTTGCTGAACGGTGATCCGTACCACTGCCAGTGCGCCAAGAGCTCGCGGCTGATCCGGGACCGGCTGGGCTGGAGTGCGGAGGCGGTGCAGCTGTCCTTCCAGTCGCGGTTCGGCAAGGAAGAGTGGCTGCAGCCCTACACCGACGAGAAGCTGGCACAGTTGGCCCGGGAGGGGGTTAAGAAGGTGGCGATCATCGCGCCCGGCTTCGCCAGCGACTGCGTGGAGACGCTGGAGGAATTGGACCAGGAAGGGCGCGAAACCTTCCTGGAGGCCGGTGGCGAGCAGTTCACCTATATCCCCTGCCTGAATGCCCAGCCCGACCACGTCCGCCTGATCGCCGACCTCGCCACACGCGAACTCGGCGGATGGGTCGATGACAACGCCCGTGGGCGCGCGTCGATCGCTGCGGAGTGA